A single region of the Ornithorhynchus anatinus isolate Pmale09 chromosome 6, mOrnAna1.pri.v4, whole genome shotgun sequence genome encodes:
- the PPM1K gene encoding protein phosphatase 1K, mitochondrial gives MTAAALLSVARGGGSQARRRALLASRPPPAPAPAPRARRGSASQRRPASRAPDPPPARPPARPPAAWDAFGAWDNRLDEPILLPPSIRYGRPIPGLSLRNVGCASRIGRRRENEDRYGRARLGDRLLYFAVYDGHGGPAAADFCNTHMEKHILDSLAKDDDLEAVLTGAFLDIDRAFARSARLAADGAGQTSGTTATVALLRDGIELVVGSVGDSRALLCRAGKPLKLTTDHTPERKDEKARIKRSGGFVAWNSLGQPLVNGRLAMTRSIGDLDLKASGVIAEPETKRIMLNHGDDGFLVLTTDGVNFTVNSQEICDCVGQAPGPADAARVLADQAIQFGAEDNSTAVVVPFGAWGKYKASDVGFSFSRGLASSGRWA, from the exons ATGACCGCGGCGGCCCTCCTGTCggtggcgcggggcggggggagccaggCCCGCCGGCGAGCCCTGCTGgcctcccgcccgccgccggccccggccccggccccccgcgcccgccGGGGCTCCGCGTCGCAGCGCCgcccggcctcccgggccccggacccgcctccggcccggccccccgcccggcccccggccgcctgGGACGCCTTCGGGGCCTGGGACAACCGGCTGGACGAGCCCATCCTGCTGCCGCCCAGCATCCGCTACGGCCGCCCCATCCCCGGCCTCAGCCTGCGCAACGTGGGCTGCGCCAGCCGGATCGGCAGGCGGCGGGAGAACGAGGACCGCTACGGACGGGCCCGCCTCGGCGACCGCCTCCTCTACTTCGCCGTCTACGACGGGCACGGGGGACCCGCCGCCGCCGACTTCTGCAACACCCACATGGAGAAGCACATCCT GGACTCCCTGGCTAAGGACGACGACCTGGAAGCGGTGCTGACCGGGGCGTTCCTGGACATCGACCGAGCGTTTGCCCGGAGCGCTCGGCTGGCGGCGGACG gCGCCGGGCAGACGTCGGGCACGACGGCGACGGTGGCCCTGCTGCGGGACGGCATCGAGCTGGTGGTGGGCAGCGTCGGGGACAGCCGCGCCCTCCTCTGCCGCGCCGGGAAGCCCCTCAAGCTGACCACCGACCACACCCCCGAGAGGAAGGACGAGAAGGCCAG GATCAAGAGGAGCGGCGGGTTCGTGGCCTGGAACAGCCTGGGGCAGCCCCTGGTCAACGGCCGGCTGGCCATGACCCGCAGCATCGGCGACCTCGACCTCAAGGCCAGCGGGGTGATCGCCGAGCCCGAGACCAAAAGGATCATG CTGAATCACGGCGACGACGGGTTCCTGGTGCTGACCACCGACGGCGTCAACTTCACCGTCAACAGCCAGGAGATCTGCGACTGCGTCGgccaggcccccggccccgccgacgcCGCCCGCGTCCTCGCCGACCag GCGATCCAGTTCGGCGCGGAGGACAACAGCACGGCCGTGGTGGTCCCCTTCGGGGCCTGGGGCAAGTACAAGGCCTCCGACGTGGGCTTCTCCTTCAGCCGCGGCCTCGCCTCCAGCGGACGCTGGGCCTGA